The proteins below come from a single Oerskovia jenensis genomic window:
- a CDS encoding PadR family transcriptional regulator has product MHIDKDLVAASATPLVLGILADGESYGYAIVRRVNELSGGHMQWTDGMLYPLLHRLERLGFVEATWGVSDVGRRRKHYALTPAGHEALAERRAQWQVVADALQQVWNDLGDVQSPRAVAEGWA; this is encoded by the coding sequence ATGCACATCGACAAGGACCTCGTCGCCGCCTCGGCCACGCCGCTCGTCCTCGGCATCCTCGCGGACGGCGAGTCGTACGGCTACGCGATCGTCCGACGCGTCAACGAGCTCTCGGGCGGTCACATGCAGTGGACCGACGGCATGCTCTACCCCCTCCTCCACCGGCTCGAACGCCTCGGGTTCGTCGAGGCGACGTGGGGCGTGTCCGACGTCGGGCGGCGGCGCAAGCACTACGCCCTGACGCCCGCAGGCCACGAGGCGCTCGCCGAGCGCCGCGCGCAGTGGCAGGTCGTCGCCGACGCGCTCCAGCAGGTGTGGAACGACCTGGGCGACGTCCAGTCCCCCCGCGCCGTGGCCGAGGGGTGGGCATGA
- a CDS encoding permease prefix domain 1-containing protein, which produces MMVSTPELEAQIDQWRSYVQRRQAISTADVDEMEDHLREQVADLTATGLDDDEAFLVAVKRMGNLDEVSREFAREHSDRLWKQLVLVPDTGGTGRSERSWRELAVVLALAVGAGVAVKVASGLIGDETVLMRNIGLLVLPFLAGYFAWKRRLTWGVGVMLLVPFTVLAVVLNVYPFEADGATLLLAALHTPVVLWALVGIAYVGGRWRSDSGRMDFARFTGELAIYFTLLALGGGVLLGLTFGTLNLVGIDPEPFFEGWILPFAVPGALVVAAWLVEAKQNVVENIAPVLTRVFTPLTIVMLVVLFVVLATAGSLLDTDRGLLILMDAILVLVLCLLLYSVSARDPLSPPHLFDALLLALVVAAFAVDAVALTAMATRIAEFGFSPNKVAALGLNLLLLVHLVGSALLLTGFLRGRRPFAALGRWQTQFLPVYAVWAAVVVVVFPPVFGFV; this is translated from the coding sequence ATGATGGTGAGCACCCCGGAGCTCGAGGCCCAGATCGACCAGTGGCGCAGCTACGTCCAGCGCCGTCAGGCGATCTCCACGGCCGACGTCGACGAGATGGAGGACCACCTGCGCGAGCAGGTCGCCGACCTGACCGCGACCGGACTCGACGACGACGAGGCCTTCCTGGTGGCGGTCAAGCGCATGGGCAACCTCGACGAGGTGTCGCGCGAGTTCGCTCGCGAGCACTCCGACCGCCTGTGGAAGCAGCTCGTGCTCGTCCCCGACACGGGCGGCACGGGTCGAAGCGAACGGTCGTGGCGCGAGCTCGCCGTCGTCCTGGCGCTCGCAGTCGGCGCGGGGGTCGCGGTCAAGGTCGCCTCCGGGCTGATCGGCGACGAGACGGTCCTGATGCGCAACATCGGCCTGCTGGTCCTCCCGTTCCTCGCGGGGTACTTCGCCTGGAAGCGCCGCCTCACGTGGGGCGTGGGCGTGATGCTCCTGGTCCCGTTCACGGTGCTCGCGGTCGTGCTCAACGTCTACCCGTTCGAGGCCGACGGCGCCACGCTCCTTCTCGCGGCGCTGCACACCCCGGTGGTCCTGTGGGCGCTCGTGGGGATCGCGTACGTCGGCGGACGGTGGCGCTCGGACAGCGGCCGCATGGACTTCGCCCGGTTCACGGGCGAGCTCGCGATCTACTTCACGCTCCTGGCCCTGGGCGGCGGCGTCCTGCTCGGCCTCACGTTCGGCACGCTGAACCTCGTGGGGATCGACCCCGAGCCGTTCTTCGAGGGGTGGATCCTGCCCTTCGCCGTGCCCGGGGCGCTCGTCGTCGCGGCCTGGCTCGTCGAGGCCAAGCAGAACGTCGTGGAGAACATCGCGCCCGTCCTGACCCGCGTCTTCACCCCGCTGACGATCGTCATGCTGGTCGTGCTGTTCGTGGTCCTCGCGACGGCAGGCTCGCTGCTCGACACCGACCGCGGGCTCCTCATCCTCATGGACGCGATCCTGGTCCTCGTCCTGTGCCTGCTGCTCTACTCGGTCTCGGCACGCGACCCGCTCTCCCCGCCCCACCTGTTCGACGCGCTCCTGCTCGCCCTGGTCGTCGCGGCGTTCGCGGTCGACGCGGTCGCGCTCACCGCGATGGCCACCCGCATCGCGGAGTTCGGCTTCAGCCCCAACAAGGTCGCGGCCCTGGGGCTCAACCTCCTGCTGCTCGTGCACCTCGTGGGGTCGGCGCTGCTGCTCACGGGGTTCCTGCGGGGACGGCGCCCGTTCGCGGCCCTCGGGCGCTGGCAGACGCAGTTCCTGCCGGTGTACGCCGTGTGGGCGGCGGTCGTGGTCGTGGTGTTCCCACCGGTCTTCGGGTTCGTCTGA
- the idi gene encoding isopentenyl-diphosphate Delta-isomerase — protein MTDVHVPVAADHVVTVDAEGNRTGTFARSDVHTTETPLHLAFSCYVLDGAGRLLVTRRALSKRTWPGVWTNSFCGHPRWTESTEESITRHAAHELGLRIEGLEVAVPGFRYRAVDASGVVENEICPVYVARAASDVTANPDEVAELEWAAAGTLGRAVDATPWAFSPWMVLQVAALREAASTPDGAVSPLLTEVAAALG, from the coding sequence ATGACCGACGTGCACGTGCCCGTCGCCGCCGACCACGTCGTGACCGTCGACGCCGAGGGGAACCGGACCGGGACCTTCGCGCGCAGCGACGTCCACACCACGGAGACGCCCCTGCACCTCGCGTTCTCCTGCTACGTGCTCGACGGCGCAGGTCGCCTCCTCGTGACGCGTCGCGCCCTGTCGAAGCGCACGTGGCCGGGCGTGTGGACCAACTCCTTCTGCGGTCACCCGCGCTGGACCGAGTCGACCGAGGAGTCCATCACGCGGCACGCCGCGCACGAGCTGGGCCTGCGGATCGAGGGTCTCGAGGTCGCCGTGCCGGGGTTCCGGTACCGGGCCGTGGACGCGTCGGGCGTGGTCGAGAACGAGATCTGCCCCGTGTACGTCGCGCGCGCCGCGAGCGACGTGACGGCCAACCCGGACGAGGTCGCCGAGCTCGAGTGGGCCGCAGCGGGCACGCTGGGGCGTGCGGTCGACGCGACGCCCTGGGCGTTCAGCCCGTGGATGGTGCTGCAGGTCGCGGCACTGCGCGAGGCGGCCAGCACGCCCGACGGCGCCGTCTCGCCCCTGCTGACCGAGGTCGCCGCCGCCCTGGGCTGA
- a CDS encoding trypsin-like serine peptidase, with protein MMIQVSTTQPTTLLNTTVVGQPWQPSYTPGLGVDAVTGQLRASAVKPFTVTPSTTQNPEFTYSFIQAESDVQSLISASLKGSYNIEGITVSASTSFLDELAVSDLAVTLVAEVSVEDGQYSLAPSYELAVQPGPGFREKYGDYFVAGYRAGSSLYVTYQCRFTSTKQRTEFSAAVAAEVPQVFSTEGSSKFESIASKHGANVSIHITARGVKGSFPNPPSGSTWTAETIVSTLLPWFNAAQSPAPLESYLMAYRMIDPSISGEVPISPDVFSQVGYLYGQFWLARSRVKTCPEFGKKLVDDPFRKLEKDLEAYQSSLPTDEARIEAFTADTKRLLGELDVVANRQTFYTQVVAASKTEPAEGENFDADKGRVRWGYGFQRGDAPGIDVASISQNYSADWKIGWRENVFTFRDTSKVIVGWDIICNRTDNGGDWQKRSATIIGRNNGNVYVKSDYDRGCSWTIVWYTVDANLYPAGPWTLTAAHEPEFVESVAAAATTDALGTSAVDPLDYWTPERMKAAEPLDRTATFDVDTLSTATETAPTGGTTASEGGHPGVQEGARTTRVQDPQAYPYRTVGKLFFVLDGKPRVGSAVVVDRLGIMTAAHCLLLGRNEASNIVFVPAYTAGAAPYGTWKITRAVFNTAWARTMESAWDVGFCTVAPDDQGRGVGDVVGRAAVRWDRIGTAWNDIGYPAKAIPGFPFDGQHQWQSLGGRAADTLPSTITKHDNMTAGGSGGPWFTAEDPKVVNGVLSQYIKEGELNVSAEFGDWVGRLYHHVFG; from the coding sequence ATGATGATTCAGGTATCGACAACACAACCGACCACGCTCCTCAACACCACGGTCGTCGGCCAGCCCTGGCAGCCGAGCTACACGCCGGGCCTCGGCGTCGACGCCGTGACCGGCCAGCTCCGCGCCTCGGCCGTCAAGCCGTTCACGGTCACGCCCAGCACGACCCAGAACCCCGAGTTCACGTACTCGTTCATCCAGGCGGAGAGCGACGTCCAGAGCCTCATCAGCGCGTCGCTCAAGGGCTCGTACAACATCGAGGGCATCACGGTCAGCGCCAGCACCTCGTTCCTCGACGAGCTCGCCGTCTCCGACCTCGCCGTGACCCTCGTCGCCGAGGTGTCCGTCGAGGACGGCCAGTACTCGCTCGCCCCGTCGTACGAGCTCGCGGTCCAGCCCGGCCCCGGCTTCCGCGAGAAGTACGGCGACTACTTCGTGGCCGGCTACCGGGCCGGATCCTCGCTGTACGTCACCTACCAGTGCCGGTTCACGAGCACCAAGCAGCGCACCGAGTTCTCGGCCGCCGTGGCCGCCGAGGTCCCCCAGGTGTTCAGCACCGAGGGGAGCTCCAAGTTCGAGTCGATCGCCTCCAAGCACGGGGCGAACGTCAGCATCCACATCACCGCACGCGGGGTCAAGGGCAGCTTCCCCAACCCGCCGTCGGGGTCGACGTGGACGGCCGAGACGATCGTCTCGACCCTCCTGCCCTGGTTCAACGCGGCCCAGTCGCCCGCCCCGCTCGAGTCCTACCTCATGGCCTACCGCATGATCGACCCGTCGATCTCGGGCGAGGTACCCATCAGCCCCGACGTCTTCTCCCAGGTCGGCTACCTCTACGGCCAGTTCTGGCTCGCCCGGAGCCGCGTCAAGACCTGCCCCGAGTTCGGCAAGAAGCTCGTGGACGACCCGTTCCGCAAGCTCGAGAAGGACCTCGAGGCCTACCAGTCGTCCCTGCCGACCGACGAGGCCCGGATCGAGGCGTTCACGGCCGACACCAAGCGGCTCCTCGGCGAGCTCGACGTCGTCGCCAACCGCCAGACGTTCTACACCCAGGTCGTCGCAGCCTCGAAGACCGAACCGGCCGAGGGGGAGAACTTCGACGCCGACAAGGGCCGCGTGCGGTGGGGCTACGGGTTCCAGCGCGGCGACGCCCCCGGCATCGACGTGGCCAGCATCTCCCAGAACTACTCCGCGGACTGGAAGATCGGGTGGCGCGAGAACGTCTTCACGTTCCGCGACACCTCCAAGGTGATCGTCGGGTGGGACATCATCTGCAACCGGACCGACAACGGCGGCGACTGGCAGAAGCGCAGCGCCACGATCATCGGCCGCAACAACGGCAACGTCTACGTCAAGAGCGACTACGACCGCGGCTGCAGCTGGACGATCGTCTGGTACACGGTCGACGCCAACCTCTACCCGGCCGGACCGTGGACGCTCACCGCGGCGCACGAGCCGGAGTTCGTCGAGTCCGTCGCGGCGGCCGCGACGACCGACGCGCTCGGCACGAGCGCCGTCGACCCCCTCGACTACTGGACCCCGGAACGGATGAAGGCGGCCGAGCCGCTCGACCGAACCGCCACGTTCGACGTCGACACCCTCTCGACCGCGACCGAGACCGCACCCACCGGGGGCACGACCGCATCCGAGGGCGGACACCCCGGCGTGCAGGAAGGAGCCCGGACCACCCGGGTCCAGGACCCCCAGGCCTACCCGTACCGGACCGTCGGCAAGCTGTTCTTCGTCCTGGACGGCAAGCCCCGCGTGGGGTCCGCCGTCGTCGTCGACCGCCTCGGCATCATGACCGCCGCACACTGCCTCCTCCTGGGCAGGAACGAGGCCAGCAACATCGTCTTCGTCCCCGCCTACACCGCAGGCGCAGCCCCCTACGGGACGTGGAAGATCACCCGAGCCGTGTTCAACACCGCGTGGGCCCGCACGATGGAGTCCGCCTGGGACGTCGGGTTCTGCACCGTCGCCCCCGACGACCAGGGGCGAGGAGTCGGTGACGTCGTCGGCCGGGCCGCCGTCCGCTGGGACCGGATCGGCACCGCCTGGAACGACATCGGCTACCCGGCCAAGGCCATCCCGGGCTTCCCCTTCGACGGTCAGCACCAGTGGCAGAGCCTCGGCGGCCGCGCCGCAGACACCCTCCCGTCGACCATCACCAAGCACGACAACATGACCGCCGGAGGAAGCGGCGGTCCCTGGTTCACGGCCGAGGACCCGAAAGTCGTGAACGGCGTCCTGAGCCAGTACATCAAGGAAGGCGAGCTCAACGTCAGCGCCGAGTTCGGCGACTGGGTGGGGCGGCTCTACCACCACGTCTTCGGCTGA
- a CDS encoding FHA domain-containing protein FhaB/FipA encodes MTELTFTLLRLGFLVLLWVFVFAAIGVLRRDLYGTKITARKGRSGQEARPPAGAAAPRGAATSRGAAPSGPTPAAPAPAPAGPTRLVVTSGPLRGTTIPLSASSILLGRAPSCTLVLDDDYSSSRHARIFPQGGAWYVEDLGSTNGTYINDRRISGIEPLPPGVGVRVGQSIVELQR; translated from the coding sequence ATGACCGAGCTGACGTTCACCCTGCTGCGGCTGGGATTCCTGGTCCTCCTGTGGGTGTTCGTGTTCGCCGCGATCGGTGTGTTGCGACGCGACCTCTACGGCACCAAGATCACGGCACGCAAGGGCCGGAGCGGCCAGGAGGCGCGCCCGCCCGCGGGCGCCGCCGCGCCACGTGGTGCGGCCACCTCCCGCGGAGCTGCACCCTCGGGCCCGACGCCCGCGGCCCCGGCGCCGGCTCCGGCCGGCCCGACGCGGCTCGTCGTGACGTCCGGACCCTTGCGCGGCACCACCATCCCGCTCTCGGCGTCGTCGATCCTGCTGGGGCGCGCCCCCAGCTGCACCCTCGTCCTCGACGACGACTACTCGTCCTCCCGGCACGCCCGGATCTTCCCGCAGGGTGGCGCCTGGTACGTGGAGGACCTCGGCTCGACGAACGGCACGTACATCAACGATCGACGCATCTCCGGTATCGAGCCCCTTCCTCCGGGCGTGGGCGTGCGGGTCGGTCAGAGCATCGTCGAGCTGCAGCGGTAG
- a CDS encoding ATP-binding protein, translating into MTMDAGPEGRRVDASPTKAFFVRMLTRDITLDDCILDLVDNSIDSAWKSIGAQPTVFTNGDLLSKFEISIEFSDDHFKISDNCGGISIENAISYAFTFGRKEPEDAPPHEAARQRIDGDYSVGVYGIGMKRAIFKIGDSVKITSTHDRDGTVSSFSVPIVVSEWLAERATPWDFEMDAADHLKEPGVEIEIHGLNDDAARRFRDPLYQRSLIEEVLGRDYLIPLMQGLVIKVNGVKVPFKPLKLLTSDTFVPLRESFHDGDVTVEIIAGMHAAPPDSNEPEVGRPDRESGWYIVCNGRVVLAADRTHLTGWGVKEFPRWHGQYSGFVGMVLFAAADPSLLPMTTTKRSVDPSLAVYQRTVNRMLKPARAWIDYTNARKSALDDARKLEESASTVEASTVLPSSKVGLPAVRASRAQVANVNYAVPKNRMVALARALGNVNMSYRDVGQESFNYTYEAHVDADE; encoded by the coding sequence ATGACGATGGATGCAGGGCCCGAGGGTAGGCGCGTGGATGCGAGCCCAACGAAAGCCTTCTTTGTGCGCATGCTTACCCGAGATATTACGCTCGACGACTGCATCCTGGATCTCGTGGACAACTCAATCGATAGCGCGTGGAAGAGTATTGGTGCGCAGCCGACTGTTTTCACCAATGGGGATCTTCTTTCCAAGTTCGAGATTTCGATCGAATTCTCCGACGATCACTTCAAGATCTCGGACAATTGCGGCGGGATATCAATCGAGAATGCGATCAGTTACGCGTTCACGTTTGGACGAAAAGAACCCGAAGACGCTCCCCCGCATGAGGCCGCACGGCAGCGAATCGACGGCGACTACTCTGTGGGCGTTTATGGAATTGGAATGAAGCGCGCGATCTTCAAGATCGGAGACTCCGTCAAGATCACGAGCACTCACGACCGCGATGGAACCGTCTCTAGCTTCAGTGTTCCCATTGTCGTCAGCGAATGGCTCGCAGAACGCGCCACACCGTGGGACTTCGAAATGGATGCGGCTGACCATCTGAAAGAGCCAGGCGTCGAGATAGAAATACATGGATTGAATGATGACGCAGCCCGCCGCTTCCGCGACCCGCTGTACCAGAGGAGTTTGATCGAGGAGGTTCTTGGGCGCGACTATCTAATTCCATTGATGCAGGGTCTGGTGATTAAGGTCAATGGAGTGAAGGTCCCCTTTAAGCCGCTAAAGTTGCTAACAAGCGACACGTTTGTCCCTCTGCGTGAGTCGTTTCACGATGGCGATGTGACGGTCGAGATTATCGCGGGAATGCACGCAGCTCCTCCGGATAGTAACGAGCCCGAGGTCGGTCGCCCGGATCGAGAGTCTGGATGGTACATTGTCTGCAATGGTCGCGTTGTACTGGCGGCAGACCGGACGCATTTGACCGGCTGGGGCGTTAAGGAATTCCCCCGATGGCATGGCCAGTATTCCGGCTTTGTTGGAATGGTACTCTTTGCTGCGGCTGATCCATCATTGTTGCCGATGACAACTACGAAAAGGAGTGTTGACCCGTCGCTGGCGGTCTACCAGAGGACCGTGAATAGAATGTTGAAGCCGGCGCGTGCCTGGATTGACTATACGAATGCTCGTAAGTCCGCATTGGACGATGCTCGTAAGCTTGAGGAGTCGGCCAGTACGGTCGAGGCATCAACGGTTCTTCCTAGTTCAAAGGTGGGTTTGCCCGCAGTGCGCGCGTCTAGGGCGCAAGTGGCAAACGTAAACTACGCAGTGCCAAAGAATCGAATGGTCGCGCTAGCCCGCGCGCTGGGAAACGTGAACATGTCGTACCGCGACGTGGGTCAAGAGTCGTTCAATTATACGTACGAAGCCCACGTGGACGCGGACGAATGA
- a CDS encoding FhaA domain-containing protein: MGVLDRFEKGVERVVNNAFKVGRSEVKPVELASALRREVDDRAAVVDRDRTVVPNQFTIELSPDDYAQVEGWGAESLADELAANVTEHAASQHYAFVGPVSVSFEQEDSLDTGRFQLRSASVRGNVAPATSSAPSARHPLVDIDGQRYLLTGPVTVIGRGSEADIVVDDPGVSRRHLEIRVTPDGVIATDLGSTNGLFVEGHQVPAATLLDGNSLTIGRTRIMFWTGAPDNEDW, translated from the coding sequence ATGGGAGTCCTGGATCGTTTCGAGAAGGGCGTCGAACGCGTCGTCAACAACGCCTTCAAGGTCGGGCGCAGCGAGGTCAAGCCCGTCGAGCTGGCGAGTGCTCTGCGTCGTGAGGTCGACGATCGGGCCGCGGTCGTGGACCGCGACCGGACGGTCGTGCCCAACCAGTTCACCATCGAGCTGTCGCCGGACGACTACGCACAGGTCGAGGGGTGGGGAGCGGAGTCGCTCGCCGACGAGCTCGCGGCCAACGTGACGGAGCACGCGGCGTCGCAGCACTACGCGTTCGTCGGCCCGGTGAGCGTGTCGTTCGAGCAGGAGGACTCCCTGGACACGGGGCGTTTCCAGCTACGTTCGGCGAGCGTGCGCGGGAACGTCGCGCCCGCGACGAGCTCGGCGCCCAGCGCACGGCACCCCCTGGTGGACATCGACGGGCAGCGTTACCTGCTCACGGGTCCGGTCACGGTCATCGGGCGCGGCTCGGAGGCCGACATCGTGGTCGACGACCCGGGTGTCTCACGTCGCCACCTCGAGATCCGGGTCACGCCCGACGGCGTGATCGCGACGGACCTCGGTTCCACCAACGGTCTCTTCGTCGAGGGCCACCAGGTCCCAGCCGCTACCCTGCTCGACGGGAACAGCCTGACCATCGGGCGGACCCGCATCATGTTCTGGACGGGTGCGCCCGACAACGAGGATTGGTGA
- a CDS encoding O-methyltransferase, which produces MSSSNRIDYSVRQNKAIERSIVFDGLRAVVGVVPEVATSVYVGFGSVWFTDFHMAHRSLGILRMVSIEGDAITAHRAEFNRPYRTIEVVEGISSDVIPDLLSRPELGTIPWISWLDYDQALDEERIRELDDLVRYLPNNSFLIATFSATGGRYGKPAQRSEFLSGLLNYGIPLDLDLAVVRDERNLAREIGRLLQDRLVSVSVDAGREVAIPCFRLCYKDGTPMVTVGVFLPDGGSASGVRELVGGVNWFGINDEPITTPPLTAREVSALRALLPAVAPLSRSDVQACGFDLEDDQLEAFVVHYNRYPTFAQLAF; this is translated from the coding sequence ATGAGTTCAAGTAATCGAATTGATTATTCCGTGCGTCAGAATAAGGCTATTGAACGTAGCATTGTTTTTGACGGACTGCGCGCAGTGGTCGGTGTCGTCCCTGAGGTCGCCACATCGGTGTACGTGGGCTTTGGTTCCGTATGGTTCACAGATTTCCACATGGCTCATCGTTCCCTCGGCATTTTGCGAATGGTCTCGATTGAGGGAGATGCAATCACCGCGCATCGCGCCGAGTTCAACAGGCCTTACCGCACGATCGAAGTGGTTGAAGGGATCTCGTCAGACGTGATTCCAGATTTGCTGTCCCGTCCCGAGTTGGGAACGATCCCGTGGATTTCCTGGCTTGACTATGATCAGGCGCTGGACGAGGAGCGGATTCGCGAACTAGATGATCTCGTGAGATATTTACCAAACAACTCTTTCTTGATCGCCACGTTTAGTGCGACGGGTGGGCGTTACGGAAAGCCAGCTCAGCGCTCCGAGTTCCTATCCGGCCTGTTGAATTACGGGATTCCGCTGGATTTGGATTTGGCAGTCGTTCGTGACGAGCGGAATCTGGCTCGAGAAATCGGCCGGCTTCTCCAGGATCGGCTTGTTAGCGTATCGGTGGATGCAGGTCGTGAAGTAGCAATTCCGTGCTTTCGTCTTTGCTACAAAGATGGTACCCCTATGGTTACTGTGGGAGTGTTCCTTCCGGATGGGGGTAGCGCCTCTGGAGTACGCGAACTTGTTGGAGGTGTTAATTGGTTCGGGATAAACGACGAGCCGATTACGACGCCGCCGCTCACGGCGCGAGAAGTCTCGGCGTTGCGCGCGTTGCTTCCTGCTGTTGCGCCGCTGTCGCGCTCAGATGTGCAGGCTTGTGGATTCGATCTGGAGGATGATCAGTTGGAGGCTTTTGTAGTCCACTACAATCGGTATCCGACGTTTGCCCAACTGGCGTTCTGA
- a CDS encoding helix-turn-helix transcriptional regulator, whose product MENTRPSITVLAPYGTSLGPALHAGLGARGWAVELHTVTRAEPTHLRTRAVVVIEDDDGNARMGLPSTGSLTTCVCVGSVRSVSVLLTLHGRGATVLNQSASLLSLLRLVERAHLTPGRTEHEAVAFSRTLQRRRDESIGLGRLTAAENGVLRAMVAGFSATQISDQRYLSTHTIRSHIKSILAKLQVRSQLEAVAVVRRSGHMTWLHDAHAQFTNSGEDDA is encoded by the coding sequence GTGGAGAACACCCGGCCGAGCATCACGGTCCTTGCGCCGTACGGGACCTCGCTCGGCCCCGCACTCCACGCTGGGCTCGGGGCCCGAGGCTGGGCCGTCGAGCTCCACACCGTCACCCGGGCCGAGCCGACACACCTGCGCACGAGAGCCGTCGTGGTCATCGAGGACGACGACGGCAACGCACGGATGGGGCTCCCCTCCACCGGGTCGCTCACGACGTGCGTCTGCGTCGGCTCCGTCCGGTCCGTGTCCGTCCTGCTCACTCTCCACGGTCGCGGTGCCACGGTGCTCAACCAGTCCGCCTCGCTGCTCTCGCTGCTCCGGCTCGTCGAACGCGCCCACCTGACGCCCGGTCGGACCGAGCACGAGGCCGTCGCGTTCTCGCGCACGCTGCAGCGGCGACGGGACGAGAGCATCGGCCTGGGCCGGCTGACCGCGGCCGAGAACGGCGTCCTGAGAGCCATGGTCGCGGGCTTCAGCGCCACCCAGATCAGCGACCAGCGCTACCTCTCGACCCACACCATCCGCAGCCACATCAAGTCGATCCTGGCCAAGCTCCAGGTCCGGTCCCAGCTCGAGGCCGTGGCCGTGGTCCGCCGGTCCGGCCACATGACCTGGCTCCACGACGCCCACGCACAGTTCACCAATTCTGGTGAAGACGACGCCTGA
- a CDS encoding DNA cytosine methyltransferase yields MAVDLYAGAGGLSFGMEQAGFDVLTAAEFDPIHALTHRYNMPATPVLCSDLSENAVDTTSKMILSLVEDAWRTSGRQGKVQIDAVVGGPPCQGFSVGGVRDSADDRNDQLLRFVDLVVSLKPKVFCLENVAGLLESRFSPIRDEAIRRLTVEGGYSLAGLDTAVNASDYGVPQSRRRVLILGTSLDDVPEISDFRSAAPLVGDALEGLPDLARYRRLLRSDEVILRDADYAALVSVESKYARQIVGVETDPLDKSYPRAYSAHSLTGSLRTVHTKKTVQRFSRTPQGKAEPISRLFRLDPAGFARTLRAGTGTDRGSHTSPRPIHPYKNRVVTVREAARLHGYPDWFRFHTTNWHGHRQVGNSVPPPLGAAAGRALISALGITLIDRPNEVLELGRPEWLRMSGVEAAKVIGIADLARSFD; encoded by the coding sequence GTGGCGGTCGATCTCTACGCAGGCGCTGGTGGCCTGTCTTTCGGAATGGAACAGGCGGGATTCGACGTACTCACTGCCGCCGAATTTGACCCAATCCATGCCCTGACTCATCGCTACAACATGCCAGCCACGCCAGTTCTTTGTTCCGACCTGAGCGAAAACGCAGTCGATACTACGTCGAAGATGATTCTCTCGCTCGTTGAAGACGCGTGGCGAACTTCGGGACGACAGGGTAAGGTGCAGATTGATGCGGTAGTAGGTGGGCCACCGTGTCAAGGATTCTCGGTAGGGGGGGTGCGCGATTCGGCGGACGACAGAAATGACCAGCTTCTTCGTTTTGTGGACCTAGTTGTAAGTCTGAAGCCAAAGGTCTTCTGCCTGGAGAACGTAGCCGGTCTACTGGAGTCACGATTTAGCCCAATTCGCGATGAGGCAATTCGGCGTTTGACGGTTGAGGGTGGTTACTCACTTGCCGGTCTTGATACGGCGGTGAATGCGTCTGATTATGGGGTTCCACAGAGTCGTCGCCGCGTACTCATTCTCGGGACCAGCTTGGATGACGTGCCGGAGATTTCTGACTTCAGGTCCGCTGCTCCACTAGTGGGAGACGCGTTGGAAGGCCTTCCGGATTTGGCGCGCTATCGACGTTTGCTTCGTTCAGACGAAGTGATCTTGCGGGACGCTGACTATGCTGCATTGGTCTCGGTCGAGTCAAAATACGCACGCCAGATCGTCGGTGTGGAGACTGATCCTCTGGACAAGAGCTATCCTCGAGCATACTCGGCACACTCATTGACTGGTTCACTTCGAACGGTGCATACCAAAAAGACGGTCCAGCGGTTCTCGCGGACTCCACAAGGAAAAGCTGAACCTATCAGTCGGCTATTCCGATTGGACCCGGCTGGGTTCGCAAGGACGTTGCGGGCTGGTACCGGAACTGATCGAGGTTCTCATACATCGCCTCGTCCGATCCATCCATACAAGAATCGGGTCGTCACGGTTCGGGAGGCAGCTCGTCTACATGGGTACCCCGACTGGTTCCGATTTCACACCACAAACTGGCACGGGCATCGGCAGGTCGGAAACAGTGTCCCCCCGCCCCTCGGTGCCGCGGCTGGACGAGCACTGATCTCTGCATTGGGAATCACGTTGATTGACCGCCCGAACGAGGTGCTTGAATTGGGTCGCCCGGAGTGGCTGAGAATGAGTGGAGTGGAGGCGGCCAAGGTTATCGGGATTGCGGACCTGGCCCGAAGTTTCGATTAG